The stretch of DNA TCCCCAATAAAATCATAGCATTCACGGATATTTAACTACCCTGGAGTAATGGAGAAGTGGATTTAGACCCAATTTCCCAACACTTCATTACTCCAATACCATCGGCTCAATTAAGAAAAGTATTTCTCCTTCTTTTACTTGCGCACCATTTTTTACCATAATTTTAATAACCTTCCCCGATACCTCAGATTTTATCTCGTTAAACAATTTCATTGCCTCAATTATACAAACAGTTTTTCCCCGCTCAATAACATTGCCTTGCTCTACATAAGGTTCATCATCAGGTGCCGGGGCACGATAAAATATACCCGTCAAAGGAGAAATAATTTTCTCATATTTATCCTGCTCTATTGGCACTTCTTCTTCCTCAGGAAGTTCCGGGATTAATTCCGTTTCTTGAGGGATTACTTTTTTTTTAATTCTTATTCGTCTTTTTCCTTCACAAATCTCTAATTCC from bacterium encodes:
- a CDS encoding biotin/lipoyl-containing protein is translated as MGKDIEKTLHEIIGLATTANLEELEICEGKRRIRIKKKVIPQETELIPELPEEEEVPIEQDKYEKIISPLTGIFYRAPAPDDEPYVEQGNVIERGKTVCIIEAMKLFNEIKSEVSGKVIKIMVKNGAQVKEGEILFLIEPMVLE